The nucleotide sequence GTGGCGATAAGTCGTGTCTTACCGGGTTGGACTCAAGACGATAGTTACCGGATAAGGCGCAGCGGTCGGGCTGAACGGGGGGTTCGTGCACACAGCCCAGCTTGGAGCGAACGACCTACACCGAACTGAGATACCTACAGCGTGAGCTATGAGAAAGCGCCACGCTTCCCGAAGGGAGAAAGGCGGACAGGTATCCGGTAAGCGGCAGGGTCGGAACAGGAGAGCGCACGAGGGAGCTTCCAGGGGGAAACGCCTGGTATCTTTATAGTCCTGTCGGGTTTCGCCACCTCTGACTTGAGCGTCGATTTTTGTGATGCTCGTCAGGGGGGCGGAGCCTATGGAAAAACGCCAGCAACGCGGCCTTTTTACGGTTCCTGGCCTTTTGCTGGCCTTTTGCTCACATGTTCTTTCCTGCGTTATCCCCTGATTCTGTGGATAACCGTATTACCGCCTTTGAGTGAGCTGATACCGCTCGCCGCAGCCGAACGACCGAGCGCAGCGAGTCAGTGAGCGAGGAAGCGGAAGAGCGCCTGATGCGGTATTTTCTCCTTACGCATCTGTGCGGTATTTCACACCGCAATGGTGCACTCTCAGTACAATCTGCTCTGATGCCGCATAGTTAAGCCAGTATACACTCCGCTATCGCTACGTGACTGGGTCATGGCTGCGCCCCGACACCCGCCAACACCCGCTGACGCGCCCTGACGGGCTTGTCTGCTCCCGGCATCCGCTTACAGACAAGCTGTGACCGTCTCCGGGAGCTGCATGTGTCAGAGGTTTTCACCGTCATCACCGAAACGCGCGAGGCAGCTGCGGTAAAGCTCATCAGCGTGGTCGTGAAGCGATTCACAGATGTCTGCCTGTTCATCCGCGTCCAGCTCGTTGAGTTTCTCCAGAAGCGTTAATGTCTGGCTTCTGATAAAGCGGGCCATGTTAAGGGCGGTTTTTTCCTGTTTGGTCACTGATGCCTCCGTGTAAGGGGGATTTCTGTTCATGG is from Micromonospora sp. NBRC 110009 and encodes:
- a CDS encoding Rop family plasmid primer RNA-binding protein — translated: MTKQEKTALNMARFIRSQTLTLLEKLNELDADEQADICESLHDHADELYRSCLARFGDDGENL